A DNA window from Bradyrhizobium sp. CCBAU 53421 contains the following coding sequences:
- a CDS encoding DUF992 domain-containing protein: MRLSTLTLAALALLAPFATANAQQPQVQAGVLQCQGGENVGFVVGSVARLECVFQSGGRRPEPYVATVKRIGVDLGVTATTQLAWAVSAPTTQLPRGALAGSYGGVGVNASVGLGAGGNFLFGGPNNAYALQPISVQGQTGLNVAAGIAGIDLEPVRAVGPRRHHRHHRHHHHH; this comes from the coding sequence ATGCGACTTTCGACTCTCACTCTGGCAGCGCTTGCGTTGCTGGCGCCGTTCGCCACCGCCAACGCGCAGCAGCCTCAGGTTCAGGCTGGGGTCCTGCAATGCCAGGGCGGCGAGAACGTCGGCTTCGTCGTCGGCTCTGTTGCCCGCCTCGAGTGCGTGTTCCAGAGCGGCGGCCGCCGTCCCGAGCCTTACGTTGCGACCGTGAAGCGGATCGGCGTCGACCTCGGCGTCACCGCGACCACCCAGCTCGCCTGGGCCGTGAGCGCGCCGACCACGCAGCTTCCCCGCGGTGCGCTTGCCGGCAGCTACGGCGGCGTCGGCGTCAACGCCTCGGTCGGACTCGGCGCCGGCGGTAACTTCCTGTTCGGCGGCCCGAACAACGCCTACGCGCTGCAGCCGATCAGCGTGCAGGGCCAGACCGGCCTCAACGTTGCGGCCGGCATCGCCGGGATCGATCTCGAGCCGGTCCGCGCCGTTGGTCCGCGCCGTCATCATCGCCACCACCGTCATCACCATCACCACTAA
- a CDS encoding DUF992 domain-containing protein codes for MVGANAQQPSQRVQVGVLECRGGASVGFIVGSVTHLGCVLRANGLPEDRYIATIQKVGIDLGITQESALAWGVYAPVERLGPGALSGNYAGAQGSATLGVGVGGNVLVGGSDNTIALQPLSVQGQVGVNIAAGLESLELRPGR; via the coding sequence ATGGTTGGCGCCAACGCCCAACAGCCGAGCCAGCGCGTTCAGGTTGGCGTCCTGGAGTGCCGCGGTGGCGCGAGTGTCGGCTTCATCGTCGGCTCGGTGACCCATCTTGGTTGCGTGCTGCGCGCCAACGGCCTGCCCGAGGATCGCTACATCGCGACCATCCAGAAGGTCGGCATCGATCTCGGCATCACCCAGGAATCGGCTTTGGCCTGGGGCGTCTATGCTCCTGTGGAGCGGCTCGGGCCCGGCGCGTTGTCCGGCAATTACGCCGGTGCGCAGGGCAGCGCGACGCTCGGCGTCGGCGTCGGCGGCAACGTGCTGGTCGGCGGCTCCGACAACACGATCGCCCTGCAGCCGCTCAGCGTGCAGGGCCAGGTCGGCGTCAACATCGCCGCCGGCCTCGAAAGCCTGGAGCTGCGTCCGGGGCGCTAA
- a CDS encoding alpha/beta fold hydrolase, which produces MTALDKAFADAAAAGITQLKIEIGGLSVNVARFGKGPPLLLLHGWPEFWLVWRPLMLQLGDSFELIAPDLRGCGDTGKPASGPDATATADRHALDMFAVMDALGHISFGVIGGDLGAYVMQAMSHRQPQRLRGTLYLCTPYPGLGQRYGEPGHLIEVWYQYFQQLPWAAELVGSSRESCRLYFRHFLHHWSGDDPAVFDDLLEAYVDNFMKPGNIQGGFDWYLSSAPARRLWLEGRLPAQPRINVPSRFLWGRRDPLIAPEWSDRLGDYWSEPSIRFVDTGHYVHAEAPEIVAEEARGFFGRLQNGAREN; this is translated from the coding sequence ATGACGGCACTGGACAAAGCCTTCGCGGACGCAGCCGCGGCCGGCATCACGCAACTGAAGATCGAGATCGGCGGCCTGTCCGTCAACGTCGCACGCTTCGGCAAGGGCCCGCCGCTGCTGCTGCTCCACGGCTGGCCGGAGTTCTGGCTGGTGTGGCGCCCGCTGATGCTGCAGCTCGGCGACAGTTTTGAATTGATCGCGCCGGACCTGCGCGGCTGCGGCGACACCGGCAAACCCGCTTCCGGACCTGACGCCACCGCCACCGCGGATCGTCACGCGCTGGATATGTTCGCGGTCATGGATGCGCTCGGTCATATCAGCTTCGGCGTGATCGGCGGCGATCTCGGCGCCTATGTCATGCAGGCGATGTCGCATCGTCAACCGCAGCGGCTGCGAGGGACGCTTTATCTCTGCACGCCCTATCCGGGGCTCGGCCAGCGCTACGGCGAGCCGGGTCACCTGATCGAGGTCTGGTATCAATACTTCCAGCAGCTGCCGTGGGCCGCAGAATTAGTCGGGAGCTCGCGCGAGTCATGCCGGCTCTACTTCCGGCATTTCCTCCACCACTGGTCGGGCGACGATCCCGCCGTGTTCGATGACCTGCTCGAAGCCTATGTCGATAACTTCATGAAGCCGGGCAACATCCAGGGTGGCTTCGACTGGTATCTGTCGTCCGCGCCAGCCCGCCGGCTCTGGCTGGAAGGCAGATTGCCGGCGCAGCCGCGCATCAACGTGCCCTCGCGCTTTCTCTGGGGCCGCCGTGATCCGCTGATCGCGCCGGAATGGTCGGACAGGCTGGGGGACTACTGGAGCGAACCTTCGATCAGGTTCGTCGACACCGGGCATTACGTTCACGCCGAGGCGCCGGAGATCGTTGCCGAAGAAGCGCGCGGCTTCTTCGGCAGATTGCAGAACGGTGCGCGCGAAAATTAG
- a CDS encoding LysR substrate-binding domain-containing protein, whose amino-acid sequence MELRHLRYFVALGEELNFTRAAERLHIAQPPLSQQIRQLEDELGVTLLQRNSRPVRLTEAGELFLARARALLAGFESAVADTRRVGRGQAGRLAIGFVGSAMFTGLPEIIGAYRDACPDVELVLDEMLAAEIAEALRRRRIDVGFARPALLAEAGLAQRLILDEPYVAALPRAHPLAARGDIALAELSDDAFVLYPAQPEPSVTGLIVAACQAAGFTPRLAQEVLHLQTAIGLIAAGVGVSLVPEAAARAQTGRGVAYVRLAAPAVTAPLTIAWRDEDVSPTVQRLLDLATRWREIASGPAPRN is encoded by the coding sequence ATGGAATTGCGACACCTCAGATATTTCGTGGCGCTCGGCGAGGAATTGAATTTCACCCGCGCGGCCGAGCGGCTGCATATCGCGCAGCCGCCGCTGAGCCAGCAGATCCGTCAGCTCGAGGACGAGCTCGGCGTGACGCTGTTGCAGCGGAATAGCCGTCCTGTTCGGCTGACCGAGGCCGGCGAGCTGTTCCTCGCGCGTGCACGCGCGCTGCTCGCAGGTTTCGAGAGTGCGGTTGCCGACACGCGGCGCGTCGGCCGCGGCCAGGCCGGCAGGCTCGCGATCGGATTCGTCGGCTCCGCGATGTTTACCGGCCTGCCCGAAATCATCGGCGCCTATCGCGACGCCTGTCCCGATGTCGAGCTCGTGCTCGACGAGATGCTGGCGGCGGAGATTGCCGAGGCGTTGCGGCGTCGCCGGATCGATGTCGGCTTCGCACGCCCGGCACTGCTCGCCGAAGCAGGGCTTGCCCAGCGCCTGATCCTCGATGAGCCCTATGTCGCGGCGCTGCCGCGCGCGCATCCGCTCGCGGCGCGCGGCGACATTGCGCTCGCCGAATTGTCCGACGATGCCTTCGTGCTCTATCCGGCGCAACCGGAGCCTTCGGTCACCGGCCTGATCGTCGCCGCCTGCCAGGCCGCCGGCTTCACGCCGCGGCTCGCGCAGGAAGTTCTGCATCTGCAAACCGCGATCGGCCTGATCGCCGCCGGCGTCGGTGTGTCGCTCGTTCCGGAGGCTGCGGCGCGCGCGCAGACTGGTCGCGGTGTGGCCTACGTTCGGCTTGCCGCGCCGGCGGTGACAGCGCCGCTCACGATTGCCTGGCGCGACGAAGATGTTTCACCCACCGTGCAGCGCCTGCTCGATCTTGCGACACGCTGGCGCGAGATTGCCTCGGGACCTGCGCCAAGGAACTGA
- a CDS encoding elongation factor G, with protein MGQDVRSPRGPRCIALVGPFQSGKTTLLEAILARTGAIKTAGSVDAGTSVGDASPEARQHKMGVGLTAAATTFMGDSYTFIDCPGSIEFAHDMRAALPAIDAAVVVCEADEKKLPQLQIILRELEELGIPRFLFLNKIDRANKRVRETLATLQPASRVPLVLRQIPIWNGDLIEGFVDLALERAFVYREHKPSEVMALEGGNLDREKEARFSMLEKLADHDDALMEQLLEDIQPPRDAVFDDLARELREGLICPVLLGAASRENGVLRLMKALRHEAPGVADTAKRLGIKDQKDALGYVFKTVHLQHGGKLSMARVLAGRLDDGATLQSSSGETGRVSGILAVSGAHDSKRPSAEAGDTVALGKLDAIKTGDTVSSGKTAPASLAKVEPAAAVLSISIAATDRKDDVKLGQALLRLNEEDPSLTMIQNPRTHDTVLWGQGEMHLRVAQERLKDRYGVNVKSHPPAIGYQETIRKAITQRGRHKKQSGGHGQFGDVVLDIKPKPRGSGFEFHEKVVGGAVPRNYIGAVEEGVVDALARGPLGFPVIDVDVTLTDGSYHSVDSSDLAFRTAARIGVSEGLPQCQPVLLEPIHMVEIVCPTDATAKINAILSARRGQILGFDTREGWSGWDCVRATMPESEIGDLIVELRSATAGAGSFTRQFDRMAEVTGRAADQIIAAHRDAA; from the coding sequence ATGGGACAAGACGTCAGAAGTCCCCGAGGTCCACGGTGCATCGCATTGGTGGGCCCTTTCCAAAGCGGTAAAACCACACTTCTGGAAGCGATCCTGGCGCGCACAGGCGCCATCAAGACAGCCGGCAGCGTCGATGCCGGAACCTCCGTCGGCGATGCCAGCCCCGAGGCACGTCAACACAAGATGGGCGTAGGCCTGACCGCCGCCGCCACCACCTTTATGGGGGACAGCTACACCTTTATCGATTGCCCCGGCTCGATCGAGTTCGCGCACGACATGCGTGCCGCGTTGCCGGCGATCGATGCCGCGGTCGTGGTCTGCGAGGCTGACGAGAAGAAGCTGCCGCAGCTGCAGATCATCCTGCGCGAGCTCGAGGAGCTCGGGATTCCCCGTTTCCTGTTCCTGAACAAGATCGACCGCGCCAACAAGCGTGTCCGCGAGACGCTTGCGACGCTGCAGCCCGCGTCGCGCGTGCCGCTGGTGCTGCGCCAGATCCCGATCTGGAATGGCGATCTGATCGAAGGCTTCGTCGATCTCGCGCTGGAGCGCGCCTTCGTCTATCGCGAGCACAAGCCGTCGGAGGTGATGGCGCTGGAAGGCGGCAATCTCGACCGCGAGAAGGAAGCGCGCTTCTCGATGCTGGAGAAGCTCGCCGATCATGACGATGCGCTGATGGAGCAATTGCTGGAGGATATCCAGCCGCCGCGCGATGCGGTGTTCGACGATCTCGCGCGCGAGTTGCGCGAAGGGTTGATCTGTCCGGTGCTGCTCGGTGCGGCGAGCCGCGAGAACGGCGTGCTTCGCCTGATGAAGGCGCTGCGCCACGAGGCACCCGGCGTTGCCGACACCGCCAAGCGGCTCGGCATCAAGGACCAGAAGGATGCGCTGGGCTATGTGTTCAAGACCGTGCATCTGCAGCATGGCGGCAAGCTGTCGATGGCGCGCGTGCTCGCGGGCCGGCTTGACGACGGCGCGACGCTGCAATCCTCCAGCGGTGAGACCGGGCGCGTCTCCGGTATCCTCGCCGTCTCGGGCGCGCATGACAGCAAGCGGCCGTCGGCCGAGGCCGGCGACACGGTTGCACTCGGCAAGTTAGATGCGATCAAGACCGGTGATACGGTCTCGAGCGGCAAGACCGCCCCCGCCTCGCTGGCCAAGGTCGAGCCTGCCGCGGCGGTGCTGTCGATCTCGATCGCCGCGACCGACCGTAAGGACGACGTCAAGCTCGGCCAGGCGCTGCTGCGGCTGAACGAGGAGGATCCGTCGCTGACCATGATCCAGAACCCGCGCACCCACGACACCGTACTGTGGGGGCAGGGCGAGATGCATCTGCGTGTCGCGCAGGAGCGGCTGAAGGACCGCTACGGCGTCAACGTCAAATCGCATCCGCCGGCGATCGGCTACCAGGAGACCATCCGCAAGGCCATTACCCAGCGTGGTCGGCACAAGAAGCAGTCCGGCGGCCACGGCCAGTTCGGCGATGTCGTGCTCGACATCAAGCCAAAGCCGCGCGGAAGCGGCTTCGAATTCCACGAGAAGGTGGTCGGCGGTGCGGTGCCGCGCAACTATATCGGTGCGGTAGAGGAGGGCGTCGTCGACGCGCTGGCGCGTGGCCCGCTCGGCTTCCCGGTGATCGACGTCGACGTCACGCTGACCGACGGCTCCTATCACAGCGTCGATTCCTCCGATCTGGCGTTCCGCACCGCGGCGCGGATCGGCGTCAGCGAGGGACTGCCGCAGTGCCAGCCGGTGCTGCTGGAGCCGATCCACATGGTCGAGATCGTCTGCCCGACCGACGCGACCGCCAAGATCAACGCGATCCTGTCGGCGCGGCGCGGCCAGATCCTTGGCTTCGACACCCGCGAGGGCTGGAGCGGCTGGGACTGCGTCCGCGCCACGATGCCGGAATCCGAGATCGGCGACCTCATCGTCGAGCTGCGCTCCGCCACCGCCGGCGCCGGCAGCTTCACCCGCCAGTTCGACCGCATGGCCGAAGTGACGGGCCGCGCCGCCGACCAGATCATCGCCGCGCATCGCGACGCGGCGTGA
- a CDS encoding YoaK family protein, whose protein sequence is MLESRRNLALACALSALAGYVDGIGYLHLGGLFVSFMSGNSTRLGVTLAEGHWQHALEALVLIVLFVAGAAAGSLVVLSRIAHRQPLILLAEALLLAAAAVAYAYGLPNAAVTAIVLAMGLENAVFQLEGGAGLGLTYVTGALIKAGQLIAAALTGGAPWAWLPNVLLWAALVAGALAGASAYRWINLAAIWFAAGTAFTLSALVAATAKRTD, encoded by the coding sequence ATGCTTGAATCTCGCCGCAACCTGGCGCTGGCCTGCGCGCTCAGCGCGCTGGCCGGCTATGTCGACGGCATCGGTTACCTGCATCTCGGCGGGCTGTTCGTGTCTTTCATGAGCGGCAACTCGACACGGCTCGGCGTGACCTTGGCCGAGGGCCACTGGCAGCATGCGCTGGAAGCGCTGGTGCTGATCGTGCTGTTCGTCGCGGGTGCCGCGGCCGGCAGCCTGGTCGTGCTCAGCCGCATCGCGCATCGCCAGCCCCTGATCCTGCTCGCCGAGGCGCTGCTGCTCGCGGCGGCGGCCGTGGCCTATGCCTACGGCCTGCCCAACGCCGCGGTCACCGCCATCGTGCTGGCGATGGGGCTCGAGAACGCCGTGTTCCAGCTCGAAGGCGGGGCCGGGCTCGGCCTCACCTATGTCACGGGGGCGCTGATCAAGGCCGGTCAGTTGATCGCCGCCGCGCTGACCGGCGGCGCGCCCTGGGCCTGGCTGCCGAACGTCCTGCTGTGGGCGGCGCTGGTCGCGGGCGCGCTCGCCGGCGCATCGGCTTACCGCTGGATCAACCTCGCCGCGATCTGGTTTGCCGCAGGCACCGCGTTCACCCTCAGCGCGCTGGTTGCCGCAACCGCGAAGCGGACGGATTGA
- a CDS encoding shikimate dehydrogenase codes for MTSQGKTRAACLIGWPAAHSRSPLIHHYWLRTLGIEGGYVIEAVPPEDFKDFLFRLSLRGFVGANVTLPHKQRALALSAPDARARAVGAANTLWFADGELRSTNTDVEGFINNLDACAPGWDKTEDALVLGAGGAARAVVFGLIERGIARVHLVNRTIDRARALKEQFGPRVQPATWDAVGELLPRAGLLVNTTSLGMHGQPALEIDVGLLPQNAVVSDIVYVPLVTPLLAAAQARGLKTADGLGMLLHQAVRGFELWFGQRPQVTAELRALVEADLTKT; via the coding sequence ATGACATCTCAAGGCAAAACCCGCGCCGCGTGCCTGATCGGCTGGCCGGCGGCGCATTCCCGCTCGCCGCTGATCCATCATTACTGGCTGCGTACGCTCGGTATCGAGGGCGGGTACGTGATCGAGGCGGTGCCGCCGGAGGATTTCAAGGATTTCCTGTTCCGCCTGTCGCTGCGCGGCTTCGTCGGCGCCAACGTCACCCTTCCGCACAAGCAGCGCGCACTGGCGCTGTCGGCCCCTGACGCGCGCGCCCGCGCCGTCGGTGCCGCCAACACGCTGTGGTTCGCCGATGGCGAGCTACGCTCGACCAATACGGATGTCGAAGGCTTCATCAACAATCTCGATGCTTGCGCGCCCGGCTGGGACAAGACGGAAGACGCGCTGGTGCTCGGCGCCGGCGGCGCGGCGCGCGCGGTGGTGTTCGGCCTGATCGAGCGCGGCATCGCGCGCGTCCATCTGGTCAACCGCACCATCGATCGTGCCCGCGCGCTCAAGGAGCAATTCGGTCCGCGTGTTCAGCCCGCGACGTGGGACGCGGTCGGTGAGCTGCTGCCGCGCGCAGGCCTGCTCGTGAACACGACGTCGCTCGGCATGCATGGCCAGCCGGCGCTGGAGATCGATGTCGGGTTGTTGCCGCAGAACGCGGTTGTTTCCGATATTGTCTATGTGCCGCTGGTGACGCCGTTGCTTGCGGCGGCGCAGGCGCGGGGGCTGAAGACCGCCGACGGGCTCGGCATGCTGCTGCACCAGGCAGTGCGCGGTTTCGAGCTGTGGTTCGGCCAGCGCCCGCAGGTCACGGCCGAATTGCGGGCACTTGTCGAAGCCGATCTCACAAAGACTTGA
- a CDS encoding alpha-hydroxy acid oxidase — MKHITCIEDLRQLHKRRVPKAFFDYADRGSYTEDTLRANTEDLQQIKFRQRILVDVSKRTLATTILGEPAAMPLILAPVGLLGMQHGDGEIHACRAAQAAGIPFTQSTMSICSIEDIAAAVDKPFWFQLYVMKDRGFIKSLIERAIAAKCSALVLTVDLQVIGQRHQDIKNGMTVPPEWSLSKLIDFATKPAWVSGVLQGKRRTFGNIAGHVKGMDDIVKLSEWTASQFDTTLNWKDIDWIRSIWPGKLILKGILDVEDAELAAKTGAQAIVVSNHGGRQLDGAPSSIEVLPEIADAVGSQLEIMFDGGIRTGMDIMRALALGAKSCMIGRAYAYGLGAGGQEGVAKALDILGKELTTTMGLCGVNTIAEIDDKVLAV, encoded by the coding sequence ATGAAGCACATTACCTGCATCGAAGATCTGCGCCAGCTGCACAAGCGCCGCGTGCCGAAGGCGTTTTTCGATTATGCGGACCGCGGCTCCTACACCGAGGACACGCTGCGCGCCAACACGGAGGACCTGCAGCAGATCAAGTTCCGCCAGCGCATCCTGGTCGATGTGTCCAAGCGTACCCTTGCGACCACGATCCTCGGCGAGCCCGCGGCGATGCCGCTGATCCTGGCGCCGGTCGGCCTGCTCGGCATGCAGCATGGCGACGGCGAGATCCACGCCTGCCGCGCCGCGCAAGCGGCCGGCATCCCGTTCACCCAGAGCACGATGTCGATCTGCTCGATCGAGGACATCGCGGCCGCCGTCGACAAGCCGTTCTGGTTCCAGCTCTACGTCATGAAGGACCGCGGCTTCATCAAGTCGCTGATCGAGCGCGCGATCGCGGCAAAATGCTCGGCACTGGTGTTGACCGTCGACCTGCAGGTGATCGGCCAGCGTCACCAGGACATCAAGAACGGCATGACGGTGCCGCCGGAATGGTCGCTGTCGAAGCTGATCGACTTCGCAACCAAGCCGGCCTGGGTCTCGGGCGTGCTGCAAGGCAAGCGCCGCACCTTCGGCAACATCGCCGGCCACGTCAAAGGCATGGACGACATCGTCAAGCTGTCGGAATGGACCGCGTCGCAGTTCGACACCACGCTGAACTGGAAGGACATCGACTGGATCCGCAGCATCTGGCCGGGCAAGCTGATCCTGAAAGGAATTCTCGACGTCGAGGACGCCGAGCTCGCCGCCAAGACCGGCGCGCAGGCGATCGTGGTCTCCAACCACGGCGGCCGCCAGCTCGACGGCGCACCGTCCTCGATCGAGGTGCTGCCCGAGATCGCCGACGCGGTCGGCTCGCAGCTCGAGATCATGTTCGACGGCGGCATCCGCACCGGCATGGACATCATGCGCGCGCTGGCGCTCGGCGCGAAGTCCTGCATGATCGGCCGCGCCTATGCCTACGGCCTCGGCGCCGGCGGCCAGGAGGGCGTCGCCAAGGCACTCGATATCCTCGGCAAGGAGCTCACCACCACGATGGGGCTGTGCGGCGTCAACACCATCGCCGAGATCGACGACAAGGTGCTGGCGGTTTAG
- the glmM gene encoding phosphoglucosamine mutase: protein MSRKYFGTDGIRGRANGLITPELALKVGQAAGLVFQRGDHRHRVVIGKDTRLSGYMIEYAMVAGFTSVGMDVLLVGPMPTPAIAMLTKSMRADLGVMISASHNLFEDNGIKLFGPQGFKLSDDVEKQIEQLLDESLDRRLAQSASLGRARRIDGVHDRYIEFAKRTLPRDLSLDGLRVVVDCANGAAYKVVPEALWELGADVVPIGVEPDGFNINKECGSTSPEALSRKVREMRADIGIALDGDADRVILVDERGHIVDGDQLLAVIAQSWKEEGRLAKPGIVTTVMSNLGLERFLQGLGLSMVRTPVGDRYVLEQMLSGGYNLGGEPSGHIIMSDYSTTGDGFVAALQVLAVVQKLRRPVSEICRRFEPLPQILKNVRYRSGKPLDDAEVKSAITDGENRLNGHGRLLIRPSGTEPVIRVMGEGDDRILVEEVVDNIVSALGHAAAA from the coding sequence ATGAGCCGCAAATATTTCGGGACCGATGGAATTCGGGGCCGCGCCAATGGGCTGATTACGCCGGAGCTCGCGCTCAAGGTGGGGCAGGCCGCGGGATTGGTGTTTCAGCGTGGCGATCATCGCCATCGCGTCGTGATCGGCAAGGACACGCGGCTGTCCGGCTACATGATCGAATACGCCATGGTCGCAGGCTTCACCTCGGTCGGCATGGACGTGCTGCTGGTCGGCCCGATGCCGACGCCGGCGATCGCGATGCTGACCAAGTCGATGCGCGCCGATCTCGGCGTCATGATCTCGGCGTCGCACAATCTTTTCGAAGACAACGGCATCAAGCTGTTCGGCCCGCAGGGCTTCAAGCTGTCCGACGACGTCGAGAAGCAGATCGAGCAGCTGCTCGACGAATCGCTCGACCGCCGCCTCGCGCAGAGCGCGAGCCTCGGCCGGGCCCGCCGCATCGACGGCGTCCATGACCGTTACATCGAATTCGCCAAGCGCACCCTGCCGCGCGATCTCTCGCTCGACGGCCTGCGCGTCGTGGTCGATTGCGCCAACGGCGCCGCCTACAAGGTGGTGCCGGAAGCGCTGTGGGAACTCGGCGCCGACGTGGTGCCGATCGGGGTCGAACCCGACGGCTTCAACATCAACAAGGAATGCGGCTCGACCTCACCGGAAGCGCTGTCGCGCAAGGTGCGCGAGATGCGCGCGGACATCGGCATCGCGCTCGATGGCGATGCCGATCGCGTCATCCTGGTCGACGAGCGCGGCCACATCGTCGACGGCGACCAGCTGCTCGCGGTGATCGCACAGAGCTGGAAGGAAGAGGGGCGCCTCGCCAAGCCCGGCATCGTCACGACCGTGATGTCCAATCTCGGGCTGGAGCGTTTCCTGCAGGGCCTCGGGCTTTCGATGGTGCGCACGCCGGTCGGCGACCGCTACGTGCTCGAGCAGATGCTGAGCGGCGGCTACAATCTCGGCGGCGAGCCGTCCGGCCACATCATCATGTCGGACTATTCGACCACCGGCGACGGCTTCGTCGCGGCGTTGCAGGTGCTGGCCGTGGTGCAGAAGCTGCGCCGCCCGGTGTCGGAGATCTGCCGGCGTTTTGAACCATTGCCGCAAATCCTGAAGAACGTGCGCTATCGCAGCGGCAAGCCGCTCGACGACGCCGAGGTCAAGTCCGCGATCACCGATGGTGAGAACCGCCTCAACGGCCATGGCCGCCTGTTGATCCGTCCCTCCGGTACCGAGCCGGTGATCCGCGTCATGGGCGAGGGCGACGATCGCATCCTGGTGGAAGAGGTCGTCGACAACATCGTCAGCGCACTCGGCCACGCCGCGGCGGCGTAG
- a CDS encoding outer membrane protein: protein MRSVTTLIAAGAASLLSSVAFAADMPIMPPPPMAYAPPPVQDFGGWYLRGDIGMTNTQAKLHAAAYDTLPAGTAFSQFGTGFDSGMLFGVGVGYQFNSWFRADITGEYRSKVSFNGTDFFTFPGPSSLGDTYHGGVQSWVALANIYADLGTWGCLTPFIGAGVGAAVIKTSAFSDVTTFPSGSGLTSSFIADGATKTNFAWALHAGVAYKVTNNFTVELAYRYLDMGTAAHGQGHFFDGTPAGPSTFQFRDMTSQDVKLGVRFALPCCDVLPPPPPPPLIRKG, encoded by the coding sequence ATGCGTAGCGTAACGACCCTGATTGCCGCAGGCGCGGCATCCCTGCTGTCCTCGGTGGCGTTCGCTGCCGACATGCCCATCATGCCGCCGCCCCCGATGGCGTATGCGCCTCCGCCCGTCCAGGACTTCGGTGGCTGGTATCTGCGGGGCGACATCGGCATGACCAACACGCAAGCCAAGCTGCACGCCGCCGCTTACGACACGCTGCCGGCCGGCACCGCGTTCAGCCAGTTCGGCACCGGCTTCGACAGCGGCATGCTGTTCGGCGTCGGCGTCGGCTATCAGTTCAACAGCTGGTTCCGCGCCGACATCACCGGTGAGTATCGCTCCAAGGTGAGCTTCAACGGCACCGACTTCTTCACGTTCCCCGGGCCGAGTTCGCTGGGTGACACCTACCACGGCGGCGTCCAGAGCTGGGTCGCCCTCGCGAATATCTACGCCGATCTCGGCACCTGGGGTTGCTTGACCCCGTTCATCGGTGCCGGTGTCGGCGCCGCGGTGATCAAGACCTCGGCCTTCTCCGACGTCACCACGTTCCCGAGCGGGTCCGGCCTGACCAGCTCCTTCATCGCCGACGGTGCGACCAAAACCAACTTCGCCTGGGCGCTGCATGCCGGTGTCGCCTACAAGGTCACCAACAACTTCACGGTTGAACTGGCCTATCGTTACCTCGACATGGGCACCGCCGCCCACGGCCAGGGCCACTTCTTCGACGGCACGCCGGCCGGTCCCTCGACCTTCCAGTTCCGCGACATGACCTCGCAGGACGTGAAGCTCGGCGTACGCTTCGCTCTGCCTTGCTGCGACGTGCTGCCCCCGCCGCCGCCGCCCCCGCTGATCCGCAAGGGCTAA
- a CDS encoding outer membrane protein produces MLAAMMFGAVTGAQAADMPDFLRGSLPASSAPTRNWDGWYAGGQVGQTWINTDFGGSVASLTNSIFRNTTLQAPASQFNLLGRVNAQSSGFGAFVGRNYQFDDVVVGVEANYTYWSGLTTTTSGSLGPIQVAQPTLVLPAGATAADGVTLNGSASLKLKDEMTFRGRAGWATGDFLPYIFGGLAVGRMDVSRTVTSSVNRTINFADGSSTTFALPQFAQTATDAKTDAYVAGWTAGLGLEYMLWNCVFVRGEWEYVKFSPVKNTAVTQNSVRAAIGYKF; encoded by the coding sequence TTGCTGGCGGCGATGATGTTCGGGGCGGTGACCGGCGCGCAGGCGGCCGACATGCCGGATTTCCTTCGCGGCAGTCTTCCCGCTTCCAGTGCACCGACCAGGAACTGGGACGGCTGGTATGCCGGCGGTCAGGTCGGCCAAACATGGATCAACACCGACTTCGGCGGCAGCGTTGCCTCGCTGACCAATTCCATCTTCCGCAACACCACGCTGCAGGCGCCGGCGTCGCAATTCAATCTGCTGGGCCGGGTCAATGCGCAGAGCTCGGGTTTCGGAGCGTTTGTCGGGCGCAACTATCAATTCGACGACGTCGTAGTGGGTGTCGAAGCAAACTATACCTATTGGTCTGGCCTTACGACGACGACCTCCGGAAGTCTGGGTCCCATTCAAGTCGCTCAGCCGACCTTGGTCCTGCCGGCCGGCGCCACTGCCGCCGACGGCGTGACCTTGAATGGAAGCGCGTCGCTGAAGCTGAAGGACGAGATGACATTCCGCGGCCGCGCGGGTTGGGCAACCGGTGACTTCCTGCCCTACATCTTCGGCGGCCTTGCGGTCGGCCGGATGGATGTTTCGCGCACAGTCACAAGCTCCGTGAACAGAACGATCAACTTTGCCGACGGAAGTTCGACCACATTTGCACTGCCGCAGTTTGCCCAAACCGCGACGGATGCGAAAACGGACGCCTACGTTGCCGGCTGGACCGCTGGTCTCGGCCTGGAATACATGTTGTGGAACTGTGTTTTCGTGCGCGGCGAGTGGGAATACGTCAAGTTCAGCCCGGTCAAGAACACGGCGGTCACGCAGAACAGCGTTCGTGCTGCCATCGGCTACAAGTTCTGA